The following coding sequences are from one Mustela lutreola isolate mMusLut2 chromosome 5, mMusLut2.pri, whole genome shotgun sequence window:
- the LOC131831319 gene encoding large ribosomal subunit protein eL43-like — protein MAKRTKKVGIVGKYGPHYGASLRKMVKKIEISQHAKYTCSFCGKTKMKRQAVGIWYCGSCMKTIAGGAWTYNTTSVFTVKSAIRRLKELKDQ, from the coding sequence ATGGCTAAACGCACCAAGAAGGTCGGAATCGTGGGCAAATACGGGCCCCATTATGGTGCCTCCCTCAGGAAGATGGTGAAGAAGATTGAGATAAGCCAGCACGCCAAGTACACTTGCTCCTTCTGTGGCAAAACcaagatgaaaagacaagctgTGGGGATCTGGTATTGTGGCTCCTGCATGAAAACCATCGCTGGTGGTGCCTGGACCTACAACACCACTTCTGTTTTCACAGTAAAGTCTGCCATCAGAAGACTGAAGGAGTTGAAAGACCAGTAG